From one Doryrhamphus excisus isolate RoL2022-K1 chromosome 9, RoL_Dexc_1.0, whole genome shotgun sequence genomic stretch:
- the tbccd1 gene encoding TBCC domain-containing protein 1 isoform X1, translated as MELQHQHVWPSTKAENMDPDRVTIWPRMEPFLLGALQVAPTSKLSLHYLRKMATYVRSRDGCFPSLGWPMWRHIACGKLQLPEDLAWLYFETFDLFTSNSPQERLERVDCLSQCSNKSELEQQRNKMSVDTLQFLLFLHIQQLNHVSLRSSLIGEEWPSHRTRSLSSSDREAKTSSQNKNWDDQAHLSFVQNHLAELLELLVEPDQLSESGLALRDCQISLEALRSLGLLLEGLPHPGMPVQPVHRLLSKGPLQVQAGYSVLNNSFPLHQLLSCLQQNLTLNPFGIKACLRSGKKLAWAQQVEGTMKRAKIARNTHMAPAGSKMVLMSQVYKQTLAKTSDKLTGANIKIHRCSDAFIYLLSPLRSVSVDKCRDCTVVLGPVETSVHVHCCQNVRVVCVAGRIAVGASSRCTVHALTPTRPLLLPGNADITLGPYHTFYPTLEDHMGIVGLAVVPNLWDQPLLLGTDGLVKDLTANPDQACYRLLPPEEFHMLVVPFQMKGDTFEVPGELPPRYQAALYEKKKRIQRWQKTVMEARLNKEQKCKFQELVEAKFHEWLLETGQRQELDSLIPPPLQFYGGAPRGDELPVNVAAYITSKGAVGQSPMAC; from the exons ACATGGATCCAGACAGAGTGACCATATGGCCACGTATGGAGCCCTTCCTCCTGGGTGCCCTTCAG GTGGCACCCACCTCCAAGCTCAGCCTGCACTACCTCCGCAAGATGGCCACCTATGTGCGGAGCCGCGACGGATGCTTCCCCTCCCTGGGCTGGCCCATGTGGAGGCACATCGCATGCGGAAAGCTGCAGCTTCCAGAAGACCTGGCATGGCTGTACTTtgagacctttgaccttttcacCAGCAACTCACCTCAAGAGCGGTTGGAGAGAGTCGACTGTCTTTCACAGTGTTCTAATAAAAGTGAACTGGAACAGCAGAGGAATAAG ATGTCTGTGGACACGCTgcagttcctcctcttccttcacATTCAGCAGCTGAACCATGTGTCTTTGCGTAGTTCTCTGATTGGTGAAGAGTGGCCCAGCCATCGAACACGCTCCTTGTCTTCATCAGACAGAGAGGCCAAGACTAGCTCCCAGAACAAG AACTGGGACGACCAGGCCCACTTGTCATTCGTGCAGAACCACCTCGCTGAGCTTCTGGAGCTGCTGGTGGAGCCCGACCAGCTGTCAGAGTCTGGCCTGGCCCTGCGTGACTGTCAG ATATCGCTAGAGGCCTTGCGCAGTTTGGGCCTGCTCCTGGAGGGCTTACCCCACCCAGGCATGCCTGTCCAGCCTGTCCACAGGCTGCTAAGCAAAGGTCCGCTCCAGGTGCAAGCGGGCTACAGTGTACTGAACAACTCATTCCCTTTGCACCAGTTGCTCTCCTGTCTCCAGCAGAACCTCACTCTCAATCCTTTTGGTATAAAGGCCTGCCTGCGCTCTGGGAAGAAACTAGCTTGGGCCCAACAAG TCGAGGGCACCATGAAGCGAGCCAAGATAGCCCGAAACACTCACATGGCTCCAGCTGGCAGTAAGATGGTGCTCATGTCTCAGGTCTACAAACAGACCCTCGCCAAGACCTCTGACAAGCTGACAGGGGCCAACATTAAAATCCATCGATGCTCTGATGCCTTCATCtacctcctctctcctctcag GTCAGTCAGTGTGGACAAATGCAGAGACTGCACGGTGGTTCTGGGCCCTGTGGAGACCAGCGTCCATGTGCACTGCTGCCAGAATGTGCGTGTGGTGTGCGTGGCGGGGAGGATCGCTGTTGGTGCGTCATCACGCTGCACGGTCCATGCCCTGACGCCCACCCGCCCTCTTCTACTGCCTGGGAATGCCGACATCACCCTGGGCCCCTACCACACCTTCTACCCCACCTTGGAGGACCACATGGGTATCGTGGGGCTGGCGGTGGTCCCCAACTTGTGGGACCAGCCGCTGCTGCTGGGGACCGATGGCCTTGTCAAAGATCTCACCGCTAACCCCGATCAGGCCTGCTACCGCCTCCTGCCCCCTGAGGAGTTCCATATGCTGGTGGTGCCTTTCCAGATGAAGGGAGACACATTTGAGGTGCCAGGGGAGTTGCCACCACGCTACCAGGCAGCGCTCtacgagaagaagaagagaatacAAAGATGGCAGAAGACTGTAATGGAGGCCCGGCTCAACAA GGAGCAGAAGTGCAAGTTCCAGGAACTGGTGGAGGCCAAGTTCCATGAGTGGCTCCTGGAGACGGGCCAAAGGCAAGAACTGGACAGCCTTATACCACCCCCTCTCCAGTTCTACGGCGGTGCCCCCCGGGGAGACGAGCTGCCAGTTAATGTTGCAGCGTACATTACAAGTAAAGGGGCGGTGGGGCAATCGCCGATGGCTTGTTGA
- the tbccd1 gene encoding TBCC domain-containing protein 1 isoform X2: MDPDRVTIWPRMEPFLLGALQVAPTSKLSLHYLRKMATYVRSRDGCFPSLGWPMWRHIACGKLQLPEDLAWLYFETFDLFTSNSPQERLERVDCLSQCSNKSELEQQRNKMSVDTLQFLLFLHIQQLNHVSLRSSLIGEEWPSHRTRSLSSSDREAKTSSQNKNWDDQAHLSFVQNHLAELLELLVEPDQLSESGLALRDCQISLEALRSLGLLLEGLPHPGMPVQPVHRLLSKGPLQVQAGYSVLNNSFPLHQLLSCLQQNLTLNPFGIKACLRSGKKLAWAQQVEGTMKRAKIARNTHMAPAGSKMVLMSQVYKQTLAKTSDKLTGANIKIHRCSDAFIYLLSPLRSVSVDKCRDCTVVLGPVETSVHVHCCQNVRVVCVAGRIAVGASSRCTVHALTPTRPLLLPGNADITLGPYHTFYPTLEDHMGIVGLAVVPNLWDQPLLLGTDGLVKDLTANPDQACYRLLPPEEFHMLVVPFQMKGDTFEVPGELPPRYQAALYEKKKRIQRWQKTVMEARLNKEQKCKFQELVEAKFHEWLLETGQRQELDSLIPPPLQFYGGAPRGDELPVNVAAYITSKGAVGQSPMAC, from the exons ATGGATCCAGACAGAGTGACCATATGGCCACGTATGGAGCCCTTCCTCCTGGGTGCCCTTCAG GTGGCACCCACCTCCAAGCTCAGCCTGCACTACCTCCGCAAGATGGCCACCTATGTGCGGAGCCGCGACGGATGCTTCCCCTCCCTGGGCTGGCCCATGTGGAGGCACATCGCATGCGGAAAGCTGCAGCTTCCAGAAGACCTGGCATGGCTGTACTTtgagacctttgaccttttcacCAGCAACTCACCTCAAGAGCGGTTGGAGAGAGTCGACTGTCTTTCACAGTGTTCTAATAAAAGTGAACTGGAACAGCAGAGGAATAAG ATGTCTGTGGACACGCTgcagttcctcctcttccttcacATTCAGCAGCTGAACCATGTGTCTTTGCGTAGTTCTCTGATTGGTGAAGAGTGGCCCAGCCATCGAACACGCTCCTTGTCTTCATCAGACAGAGAGGCCAAGACTAGCTCCCAGAACAAG AACTGGGACGACCAGGCCCACTTGTCATTCGTGCAGAACCACCTCGCTGAGCTTCTGGAGCTGCTGGTGGAGCCCGACCAGCTGTCAGAGTCTGGCCTGGCCCTGCGTGACTGTCAG ATATCGCTAGAGGCCTTGCGCAGTTTGGGCCTGCTCCTGGAGGGCTTACCCCACCCAGGCATGCCTGTCCAGCCTGTCCACAGGCTGCTAAGCAAAGGTCCGCTCCAGGTGCAAGCGGGCTACAGTGTACTGAACAACTCATTCCCTTTGCACCAGTTGCTCTCCTGTCTCCAGCAGAACCTCACTCTCAATCCTTTTGGTATAAAGGCCTGCCTGCGCTCTGGGAAGAAACTAGCTTGGGCCCAACAAG TCGAGGGCACCATGAAGCGAGCCAAGATAGCCCGAAACACTCACATGGCTCCAGCTGGCAGTAAGATGGTGCTCATGTCTCAGGTCTACAAACAGACCCTCGCCAAGACCTCTGACAAGCTGACAGGGGCCAACATTAAAATCCATCGATGCTCTGATGCCTTCATCtacctcctctctcctctcag GTCAGTCAGTGTGGACAAATGCAGAGACTGCACGGTGGTTCTGGGCCCTGTGGAGACCAGCGTCCATGTGCACTGCTGCCAGAATGTGCGTGTGGTGTGCGTGGCGGGGAGGATCGCTGTTGGTGCGTCATCACGCTGCACGGTCCATGCCCTGACGCCCACCCGCCCTCTTCTACTGCCTGGGAATGCCGACATCACCCTGGGCCCCTACCACACCTTCTACCCCACCTTGGAGGACCACATGGGTATCGTGGGGCTGGCGGTGGTCCCCAACTTGTGGGACCAGCCGCTGCTGCTGGGGACCGATGGCCTTGTCAAAGATCTCACCGCTAACCCCGATCAGGCCTGCTACCGCCTCCTGCCCCCTGAGGAGTTCCATATGCTGGTGGTGCCTTTCCAGATGAAGGGAGACACATTTGAGGTGCCAGGGGAGTTGCCACCACGCTACCAGGCAGCGCTCtacgagaagaagaagagaatacAAAGATGGCAGAAGACTGTAATGGAGGCCCGGCTCAACAA GGAGCAGAAGTGCAAGTTCCAGGAACTGGTGGAGGCCAAGTTCCATGAGTGGCTCCTGGAGACGGGCCAAAGGCAAGAACTGGACAGCCTTATACCACCCCCTCTCCAGTTCTACGGCGGTGCCCCCCGGGGAGACGAGCTGCCAGTTAATGTTGCAGCGTACATTACAAGTAAAGGGGCGGTGGGGCAATCGCCGATGGCTTGTTGA
- the crygs2 gene encoding crystallin, gamma S2 — protein sequence MGRIVFYEDKNFQGRRYECDSDCSDFHTYLSRCNSIRVESGAWVVYERPNYMGYQYVLTRGEYPEYQRWMGLNDRLSSCKMIHFTSGTLYKMQLYEKADFGGKAFEATEDCPSLLEKFRWREVNSCKVFDGWWVFYEHPNYRGRQYFLEKGEYRKPGDWGAASAAVQSFRRFTE from the exons ATGGGCAGG ATCGTCTTCTACGAGGACAAGAACTTCCAGGGCCGCCGCTACGAGTGCGACAGCGACTGCTCAGACTTTCACACCTACCTGAGCCGCTGCAACTCCATCCGAGTGGAGAGCGGCGCCTGGGTGGTGTACGAGAGGCCCAACTATATGGGCTACCAGTACGTCCTCACCCGGGGTGAGTACCCCGAGTACCAGCGCTGGATGGGTCTCAACGATCGCCTCAGCTCCTGCAAGATGATCCACTTT ACTAGCGGGACCCTCTACAAGATGCAGCTGTATGAGAAGGCTGACTTTGGGGGCAAAGCCTTTGAAGCCACGGAGGACTGCCCTTCGCTCTTGGAGAAGTTCCGCTGGAGGGAGGTGAACTCGTGCAAGGTCTTCGACGGCTGGTGGGTCTTCTACGAGCACCCCAACTACCGTGGGCGCCAGTACTTCCTGGAGAAGGGCGAGTACCGCAAGCCAGGTGACTGGGGGGCAGCCAGCGCCGCAGTCCAGTCCTTCAGGCGTTTCACAGAATGA
- the lcmt2 gene encoding tRNA wybutosine-synthesizing protein 4, giving the protein MTNRKKQKGADTAVQGTNDSSVLSKVSAAAQGYFHDPFLQHFVCKVARRAPLINRGYYVRWRAVDHCVQTFLQVTQHCAKRQILSLGAGFDSLYFRQCANATALERAVVFEVDFPDVTRRKAALIRSNQALAAMLDPQYEHSPTGPVYVSSSQYFLLGVDVRHASLVEDALTMVGLDQATPTLILSEVVLTYMETQQSDDIIAWAARLLPHSLFVMYEQIHPQDPFGRIMQEHFVKLNSTLHALREYPDTDAQRQRFLDKGWEQCVCVDMNDFFIRLIPDDERLRVERLEPFDEYEEWHQKCSHYFILTASRGSLTAQSLLTHPPVPLKSPSWSPIYLSVKTLTACVEGLGSASTCLDDGHILLTGGSCRSGRGAPSRLLLKGPESWTESVTVKPSAHLGVRLYHTVTSTPGGGAVIYGGRSSPLSPIGGLVKVTHHGGSLHEEQMVCTGDHPPLRWRHTATLLSHNGKKILFVFGGKNECEAVLGGGYFLDVDQQHWMELPVEGTAPDDRHSHSACPYQGGVLVFGGLGRRGQPLGDTVVLKPNERGFCWEMIDVQPPPCPRYSHSAHVIGKHLLVVGGVWLYPDDVPAVSMINLDTRCSVDFRLNTSSVPWPLMLHSFCSELTDQKKVELLLIGGGGNCFSFGTHFNPQLVTVDLQPALR; this is encoded by the exons ATGACtaacaggaagaagcaaaaggGTGCGGACACGGCG GTGCAGGGCACTAATGACAGCAGTGTGCTGAGTAAAGTATCTGCTGCAGCTCAAGGCTACTTCCACGATCCCTTCCTTCAGCATTTTGTGTGCAAAGTGGCGAGAAGAGCTCCACTCATCAACAG GGGCTACTATGTGCGCTGGAGAGCCGTGGACCACTGTGTGCAGACCTTCCTGCAGGTCACGCAACATTGTGCCAAGAGACAG ATTTTGTCTCTGGGCGCCGGATTCGACTCGTTGTATTTTCGGCAGTGTGCCAACGCCACAGCGCTTGAAAGGGCCGTTGTGTTCGAGGTGGATTTCCCCGACGTCACCCGGCGTAAAGCAGCTCTGATCAGATCCAACCAGGCTCTGGCAGCAATGTTAGACCCGCAGTATGAACATTCTCCTACAG gGCCTGTGTATGTGTCTAGTAGTCAGTACTTCCTGTTAGGGGTGGATGTGCGACATGCCTCCCTTGTTGAAGATGCTTTGACGATGGTGGGACTGGATCAGGCTACCCCCACGCTCATTCTTTCCGAAGTGGTCCTCACCTACATGGAAACACAGCA GTCTGATGATATCATTGCTTGGGCAGCGAGACTACTGCCCCACTCCCTCTTTGTGATGTACGAGCAGATCCATCCTCAAGATCCGTTTGGTCGCATCATGCAGGAACATTTCGTCAAACTTAATTCCACTCTGCATGCGCTTAGAGAATACCCGGACACTGATGCACAAAGGCAAAGGTTCCTGGACAAG ggatgggagcagtgtgtgtgcgtggacaTGAATGACTTCTTCATCAGGTTGATCCCAGATGATGAGAGACTCCGAGTGGAGAGACTGGAGCCTTTTGACGAGTATGAG GAGTGGCACCAGAAATGTTCTCACTACTTCATCCTCACAGCATCTCGAGGTTCTCTCACAGCGCAGTCCTTGCTCACCCATCCTCCAG TGCCCCTAAAAAGCCCATCTTGGAGCCCAATTTACCTCTCAGTGAAGACACTGACAGCCTGTGTGGAGGGTCTCGGCTCGGCGTCCACCTGTCTCGATGACGGACACATCCTCCTCACTGGAGGCTCATGCCGAAGTGGCAGAGGCGCTCCAAGTCGACTCTTGCTCAAAGGCCCTGAAAGCTGGACTGAAAGTGTCACTGTAAAACCCTCGGCACATTTGGGTGTTCGCTTGTACCATACCGTTACCTCCACTCCCGGGGGAGGTGCTGTCATATACGGCGGCCGATCCTCTCCTCTCAGCCCAATCGGAGGCCTTGTCAAAGTCACCCATCATGGTGGATCACTTCATGAGGAGCAGATGGTCTGCACAGGGGATCATCCGCCACTTCGGTGGAGACATACTGCTACTCTGCTCTCTCATAATG gaaaaaaaattctctttGTCTTTGGTGGGAAAAATGAGTGTGAAGCTGTTTTGGGTGGTGGCTACTTTCTGGATGTTGATCAGCAGCACTGGATGGAG TTGCCAGTAGAGGGCACAGCACCGGATGATCGCCATTCCCATTCGGCGTGTCCCTACCAGGGAGGGGTGCTGGTCTTCGGGGGACTGGGAAGAAGAGGACAGCCTCTGGGGGACACAGTTGTGCTGAAACCCAATGAGAGAGGCTTTTGCTGGGAGATGATAGACGTACAGCCCCCTCCTTGTCCCAG GTATTCACATTCTGCACACGTGATCGGCAAACACCTGCTTGTGGTGGGAGGAGTTTGGCTGTATCCTGACGACGTGCCAGCAGTGTCCATGATTAACCTCGACACACGCTGCAGTGTGGACTTCCGTCTCAATACG AGCTCAGTGCCCTGGCCCCTGATGTTGCACTCCTTCTGCTCGGAGCTGACAGACCAAAAGAAAGTAGAACTGCTGCTCATTGGTGGAGGAGGAAACTGTTTTTCCTTTGGGACACATTTTAACCCTCAACTGGTCACTGTGGACCTTCAGCCTGCTTTAAGGTAG
- the rab5b gene encoding ras-related protein Rab-5B has product MSSRGSGAGRSNGTPPQTKICQFKLVLLGDMAVGKSSLVLRFVKGQFDEFQETTIGAAFLAQSVCLDDTTVKFEIWDTAGQERYHSLAPMYYRGAQAAIVVFDITKPETFERAKAWVKELQRQASPNIVIALAGNKADLSEKRLVEYEEAQTYADDTGLLFMETSAKTAMNVNELFLAIAKKMPKTDTQNPTHAARHRGVNLQDPDAHSTRACCGGN; this is encoded by the exons ATGAGCTCCAGAGGGAGTGGTGCTGGCCGCTCCAACGGCACGCCACCACAGACCAAGATCTGTCAGTTTAAACTGGTGCTGTTGGGCGACATGGCCGTGGGCAAATCCAGCCTGGTGCTGCGCTTTGTCAAGGGGCAGTTTGACGAATTTCAGGAGACTACCATCGGAG CTGCTTTCCTGGCCCAGTCGGTATGCTTAGACGACACCACGGTCAAGTTCGAGATCTGGGACACTGCGGGACAGGAGCGCTACCACAGCCTGGCACCCATGTACTACAGAGGGGCTCAAGCTGCAATCGTGGTCTTTGACATCACCAAGCCG GAGACCTTTGAGAGGGCCAAGGCCTGGGTGAAAGAGCTGCAGAGGCAGGCCAGTCCCAACATTGTCATCGCTTTGGCAGGAAACAAGGCTGATCTGTCAGAGAAGAGACTAGTGGAGTATGAG GAAGCGCAGACATACGCCGACGACACTGGCCTGCTCTTTATGGAAACCTCGGCCAAGACCGCCATGAACGTCAACGAGCTCTTCCTGGCTATTG CCAAAAAGATGCCAAAAACAGACACCCAGAACCCAACACATGCGGCACGACATCGGGGAGTCAATCTCCAGGACCCGGACGCCCACTCTACCAGAGCCTGCTGCGGTGGGAACTAG
- the dbr1 gene encoding lariat debranching enzyme: protein MKIAVEGCCHGELDKIYETIAYLEKKEALKVDLLLCCGDFQAVRNEGDLKCMAVPAKYRTMQTFYKYYSGEKKAPILTVFIGGNHEASNHLQELPYGGWVAPNIYYLGYAGVVRYKGIRIGGMSGIFKSHDYRRGHHEFPPYNPETLRSVYHVRNIEVFKLKQIRMPVDIFMSHDWPRGIYHHGHTEELLRKKKFLRQEVESNSLGSPAAAELLDHLQPSYWFSAHLHVKFAALKQHLPKANTTPRVTKFLSLDKCLPYRQFLQIVDIPDRDTSSEGLEYDPEWLAILKATNHLQRTTHHPWNPPENNGLHERWDFSISEEAMMKVMEELSGELAIPDNFSHTVSAYDPGNPQPHSAPSYNTNPQTTVLCSTLGLTDIYTQVGQSDDTKGTQGGEEEDDSLEDDEPSEYPTDTSGMSSSFNPDEITIEDEWEEELDSDSDPKPPGGDVTHTPRMVLPPPKLEASPIPMSPLIDLSPPCHSTPTTTQSNSGLELDKEGEEADPAGTRAPKRTSIEAGGNGSVTTMPRIKRRNQIIYATVEDECNDD from the exons ATGAAGATTGCGGTGGAgggctgttgccatggcgagcTAGACAAGATCTACGAGACCATCGCCTACTTGGAGAAGAAGGAAGCCCTCAAGGTCGATCTGCTGCTTTGCTGCGGGGACTTTCAGGCCGTGAGGAATGAAGGCGACCTCAAGTGCATGGCGGTGCCTGCCAAGTACAGAACCATGCAGACTTTTTATAA gtaCTATTCTGGAGAGAAGAAGGCTCCAATTCTAACTGTCTTCATCGGAGGTAACCACGAGGCCTCCAATCACCTACAGGAGCTGCCTTACGGTGGCTGGGTGGCCcccaatatttattatttgg GTTATGCCGGCGTTGTCCGTTACAAAGGGATCCGAATCGGAGGCATGTCCGGCATCTTCAAATCACATGACTACAGAAGAG GTCACCATGAATTCCCTCCATACAACCCTGAAACCCTGAGAAGTGTCTATCACGTCCGAAATATTGAGGTGTTCAAGTTAAAGCAG ATCCGCATGCCAGTCGATATTTTCATGAGCCATGACTGGCCCCGTGGGATCTACCACCACGGCCACACTGAGGAGTTGTTACGGAAGAAAAAGTTTCTGCGTCAAGAAGTGGAGTCCAACTCTTTGGGCAGCCCAGCAGCTGCCGAGCTTCTGGACCACCTCCAGCCCAGCTACTGGTTCTCGGCACATCTTCACGTCAAATTTGCTGCCCTCAAGCAACATCTG CCTAAAGCCAACACCACGCCGCGCGTCACTAAATTCCTGTCGCTGGATAAATGTCTGCCCTATCGGCAGTTCCTGCAG ATTGTGGACATTCCAGATAGGGACACTTCATCCGAGGGTCTGGAATATGACCCAGAGTGGCTCGCTATTCTGAAAGCCACCAACCATCTGCAGAGGACCACTCATCATCCCTGGAACCCCCCTGAGAACAACGGCCTGCATGAAcg GTGGGACTTTAGCATATCAGAAGAAGCAAtgatgaaggtgatggaggagcTCAGCGGCGAGCTCGCCATCCCAGACAACTTTAGTCATACCGTGTCCGCTTATGACCCCGGAAACCCACAGCCCCACTCGGCCCCCAGCTACAACACCAACCCCCAGACCACCGTGCTGTGCTCCACTTTAGGTCTCACGGACATCTACACCCAGGTGGGGCAAAGCGACGACACAAAGGGGACTCAGGgtggagaggaggaagatgattcTCTGGAAGATGATGAGCCCAGCGAGTACCCGACGGACACCTCAGGCATGTCAAGCTCGTTTAATCCAGATGAGATCACCATAGAGGACGAATGGGAGGAAGAGCTTGATAGCGACTCTGATCCAAAACCCCCTGGCGGGGATGTTACCCACACACCCCGCATGGTTCTTCCCCCGCCCAAATTGGAGGCTTCCCCCATTCCTATGTCTCCCCTCATTGACCTATCACCCCCCTGCCACTCCACACCTACAACCACCCAGTCCAACTCTGGGCTAGAGTTGGACAAAGAGGGCGAGGAGGCAGATCCTGCAGGAACACGCGCCCCCAAACGCACCAGCATCGAGGCTGGGGGTAATGGAAGTGTAACCACGATGCCACGCATCAAACGCAGGAACCAAATCATCTATGCCACAGTGGAAGACGAGTGTAATGATGATTAG